One window of Novosphingobium sp. P6W genomic DNA carries:
- the metH gene encoding methionine synthase, producing MTSTTSAPASTPRSSGARFVNIGERTNVTGSAKFKKLVMAGDYPAAVEVARQQVENGAQVIDVNMDEGLLDAIEAMTTYLNLIAAEPDIARVPVMIDSSKWDVIEAGLKCVSGKPIVNSISMKEGEEPFLHYARKCMDYGAAVVVMAFDETGQADTKARKIEICQRAYKLLTGIGFPPEDIIFDPNVFAVATGIEEHDRYGLDFIEAVAEIRATCPHVHFSGGLSNLSFSFRGNETVRRAMHSVFLYHAIPAGLDMAIVNAGQLDVYDQIDPALREACEDVIMMRTPGVGADGRTATERLIDLAESYKGKDVVAEKAAEEWRSWDVVKRLEHALVRGIDAYVVEDTEECRAAIEVAGGRPIEVIEGPLMGGMNVVGDLFGSGKMFLPQVVKSARVMKKAVAHLIPFIEASKEPGAKAKGRIIMATVKGDVHDIGKNIVGVVLQCNGYEVIDLGVMVPWSKILEQAAEHDADIIGLSGLITPSLDEMVTVAEEMQRSEMTIPLLIGGATTSKVHTALRIDPAYKGPVIHVLDASRAVGVASQLLSDTQAEGFVSSVSIDYEKVREARANKGQSDLLSLADARANRFPTDFALKAPAPVEPGLHVFEEWDLADLAETFDWTPFFRAWELAGNYPNILTDEVVGESATSLFADAQAMLKKIIDEKWLTAKGVCAFWPVRADGDDVLLDDGTRLPMLRQQVKKSRGRANFCLSDFIDPAGDWLGGFAVGIHGIEPHLARFQAAHDDYSDILLKALADRFAEAFAERLHAHVRTRLWGYAADEQFTNEALIREEYRGIRPAPGYPACPDHSLKPILFDLLRAEDNAGIILTESQAMLPTAAVSGFYFAHPESQYFGVARIGRDQLEDYAVRRDVDLPTAERWLRPNLD from the coding sequence ATGACCTCGACCACTTCCGCGCCTGCATCCACCCCAAGGTCCTCGGGCGCCCGCTTCGTCAACATCGGCGAGCGCACCAACGTCACCGGCTCGGCGAAATTCAAGAAGCTGGTCATGGCCGGCGACTATCCCGCCGCTGTCGAAGTGGCGCGCCAGCAGGTCGAGAACGGCGCGCAGGTGATCGACGTCAACATGGACGAGGGCCTGCTCGACGCGATCGAGGCGATGACCACCTACCTCAACCTGATCGCCGCCGAGCCGGACATCGCCCGGGTGCCGGTGATGATCGACAGCTCCAAGTGGGACGTGATCGAGGCGGGCCTGAAATGCGTTTCGGGCAAGCCGATCGTCAACTCGATCTCGATGAAGGAAGGCGAGGAGCCGTTCCTGCACTATGCGCGAAAGTGCATGGATTACGGCGCCGCCGTGGTCGTCATGGCGTTTGACGAGACCGGACAGGCCGACACCAAGGCCCGCAAGATCGAGATCTGCCAACGCGCCTACAAGCTGCTCACCGGCATCGGTTTCCCGCCCGAAGACATCATCTTCGACCCCAACGTCTTCGCCGTCGCCACAGGCATCGAGGAGCATGACCGCTACGGGCTGGACTTCATCGAGGCGGTGGCGGAAATCCGCGCGACCTGCCCGCACGTCCATTTCTCGGGCGGCCTCTCCAACCTCTCCTTCAGCTTCCGCGGCAACGAGACGGTGCGCCGGGCGATGCACTCCGTTTTCCTTTACCATGCGATCCCCGCCGGGCTGGACATGGCGATCGTCAACGCCGGCCAGTTGGACGTCTACGACCAGATCGACCCTGCGCTCCGCGAGGCCTGCGAAGACGTCATCATGATGCGCACTCCGGGCGTCGGCGCAGACGGCAGGACCGCCACCGAGCGTCTGATCGACCTGGCCGAAAGCTACAAGGGCAAGGACGTCGTCGCTGAAAAAGCCGCTGAGGAATGGCGCAGCTGGGACGTGGTGAAGCGGCTGGAGCACGCGCTGGTGCGCGGCATCGACGCCTATGTCGTCGAGGATACCGAGGAATGCCGCGCCGCGATCGAAGTCGCCGGCGGCCGCCCGATCGAGGTCATCGAAGGGCCGCTGATGGGCGGCATGAACGTGGTCGGCGACTTGTTCGGCAGCGGCAAGATGTTCCTGCCGCAGGTCGTCAAATCGGCGCGCGTGATGAAGAAGGCGGTCGCGCACCTGATCCCCTTCATCGAGGCGAGCAAGGAACCCGGCGCCAAGGCCAAGGGCCGCATCATCATGGCCACCGTCAAAGGCGACGTCCACGATATCGGCAAGAACATCGTCGGCGTGGTGCTGCAGTGCAACGGCTACGAAGTGATCGATCTGGGCGTCATGGTGCCCTGGTCGAAGATCCTCGAACAGGCCGCCGAGCATGACGCAGACATCATCGGCCTGTCGGGCCTCATCACCCCCTCGCTTGACGAGATGGTGACCGTGGCTGAGGAAATGCAGCGTTCGGAGATGACCATCCCGCTGCTGATCGGCGGCGCCACCACGTCCAAGGTCCACACCGCGCTGCGCATCGACCCGGCCTACAAGGGCCCGGTGATCCATGTCCTGGATGCCAGCCGCGCGGTCGGTGTGGCTTCGCAGCTCCTGTCGGACACGCAGGCGGAGGGCTTCGTCTCCTCCGTCTCCATCGACTATGAGAAAGTACGCGAGGCCCGCGCCAACAAGGGCCAGAGCGACCTGCTCTCGCTGGCCGACGCCCGCGCCAACAGGTTCCCCACCGACTTCGCGCTCAAGGCCCCGGCGCCGGTGGAGCCGGGCCTGCACGTCTTCGAGGAATGGGACCTTGCGGACCTTGCCGAGACGTTCGACTGGACCCCGTTCTTCCGCGCCTGGGAACTGGCGGGCAACTACCCGAACATCCTCACCGACGAAGTGGTCGGCGAAAGCGCGACCAGCCTGTTCGCCGATGCACAGGCGATGCTGAAAAAGATCATCGATGAAAAGTGGCTGACCGCCAAGGGCGTCTGCGCCTTCTGGCCAGTGCGCGCCGATGGCGATGACGTGCTCCTCGATGACGGCACCCGCCTGCCCATGCTGCGCCAGCAGGTGAAGAAGTCACGCGGGCGGGCGAACTTCTGCCTTTCCGACTTCATCGACCCGGCGGGCGACTGGCTCGGCGGCTTCGCTGTGGGCATCCACGGCATCGAACCGCACCTCGCCCGCTTCCAGGCCGCGCACGACGACTACTCGGACATCCTGCTGAAAGCCCTTGCCGACCGCTTCGCGGAAGCCTTCGCCGAGCGCCTCCACGCGCACGTGCGCACCAGGCTGTGGGGCTACGCCGCCGACGAGCAGTTCACCAACGAAGCCTTGATCCGCGAGGAATATCGCGGCATCCGCCCCGCGCCCGGCTACCCGGCCTGCCCCGACCACTCGCTCAAGCCGATCCTGTTCGACCTGCTCCGGGCGGAGGACAACGCCGGGATCATTCTGACCGAAAGCCAGGCAATGCTGCCCACGGCGGCGGTCTCTGGCTTCTACTTCGCCCACCCGGAAAGCCAGTATTTCGGCGTGGCCCGCATCGGCCGCGACCAGCTGGAGGACTACGCCGTCCGCCGGGACGTCGACCTGCCCACGGCCGAACGCTGGCTGCGCCCCAACCTCGACTAA
- a CDS encoding L,D-transpeptidase family protein, producing MVSFKRFGPGVVSAFTILALGAQSAQAQKIKTEMPEDLLPKSIPSAAPTSTSKRVPAPVPVPPAPVTSMQSPVGTPMVSVPMVQETVVAEPVMPWTLADAQGLLKTIEYIGKEGLMPADYQPAALKTAIAAGEGDALDALASRVFGWLIEDLRDGRTPMTARVQWFAVDPDQDAMPTGQIMAQALADHDIAGVVDKLAPTNPDYAALKTELNATAMTNKPRRALIQANMDRWRWLARDLGSVYLLTNVPEFQLRLVVKNKILRSYKTVVGKPGRTATPQLAETVSAVVFNPTWTVPQSIVKGEGLGAKVLANPRWAAANHYKGYKAENGMITVVQQPGPSNALGLMKIDMPNPHAIYLHDTPSKQYFNSDVRAFSHGCIRTERAVELGMTMAILGAQMSATDAAELSRAGEYKKVAMTRTFPVYLTYFTFARSIDGELKPFADIYERDAPVLASFKTARQLKTTQRASDEAIIQLDNPL from the coding sequence ATGGTGAGTTTCAAGCGGTTTGGTCCCGGCGTCGTCTCGGCGTTCACGATCCTGGCTCTCGGTGCGCAGTCTGCGCAGGCGCAGAAGATCAAGACCGAAATGCCCGAGGACCTGCTGCCCAAAAGCATCCCGAGCGCGGCGCCGACTTCGACGTCGAAGCGCGTTCCCGCGCCGGTTCCGGTTCCTCCGGCGCCTGTCACCTCGATGCAAAGCCCGGTGGGCACGCCGATGGTTTCCGTGCCGATGGTGCAGGAAACCGTGGTGGCCGAACCGGTGATGCCGTGGACGCTGGCGGATGCGCAGGGCCTGCTCAAGACCATCGAATATATCGGCAAGGAAGGGCTTATGCCCGCCGATTACCAGCCCGCCGCGCTGAAAACCGCTATTGCGGCCGGCGAAGGCGATGCGCTGGATGCCTTGGCGAGCCGCGTGTTCGGCTGGCTGATCGAGGATCTGCGCGATGGCCGCACGCCGATGACGGCGCGTGTGCAGTGGTTCGCGGTCGATCCCGATCAGGACGCGATGCCCACCGGGCAGATCATGGCGCAGGCCTTGGCCGATCATGACATTGCCGGCGTCGTCGACAAGCTGGCGCCGACCAACCCGGATTACGCCGCGCTCAAGACCGAGCTGAATGCCACGGCGATGACGAACAAGCCGCGCCGGGCGCTGATCCAGGCCAACATGGACCGTTGGCGCTGGCTGGCCCGCGATCTGGGCAGCGTTTACCTGCTGACCAACGTGCCAGAATTCCAGCTGCGTCTCGTGGTGAAGAACAAGATCCTGCGCAGCTACAAGACGGTGGTCGGCAAGCCCGGCCGCACCGCCACCCCGCAGTTGGCCGAAACGGTGAGCGCAGTGGTGTTCAACCCGACCTGGACAGTGCCGCAGTCGATCGTCAAGGGCGAGGGGCTGGGCGCCAAGGTGCTGGCCAATCCCCGGTGGGCGGCCGCCAACCACTACAAGGGCTACAAGGCGGAGAACGGCATGATCACCGTTGTCCAGCAGCCGGGGCCAAGCAACGCGCTTGGTCTCATGAAGATCGACATGCCCAATCCCCATGCGATCTACCTGCACGACACGCCTTCGAAGCAGTACTTCAATTCCGACGTGCGCGCCTTCAGCCACGGCTGCATTCGTACCGAGCGGGCTGTGGAACTGGGCATGACCATGGCGATCCTGGGCGCCCAGATGTCCGCCACCGACGCTGCCGAACTGTCGCGCGCGGGTGAGTACAAGAAAGTGGCGATGACGCGGACATTCCCCGTCTACCTCACCTACTTCACCTTCGCCCGCTCGATCGACGGCGAGTTGAAGCCGTTTGCCGACATCTACGAGCGCGATGCGCCGGTGCTCGCCAGCTTCAAGACCGCGCGCCAGCTCAAGACCACCCAGCGCGCCAGCGACGAGGCGATCATCCAGCTCGACAACCCGCTGTAA
- the recQ gene encoding DNA helicase RecQ, whose product MNEDDWPFETTFYGEPDADMIDPYAPDVDWTPAAPPTPDAVAKALHDVFGFNGFRGVQDQVVDRVLHGRSTLAIMPTGAGKSLTYQLPAVMLEGTCVVVSPLIALMHDQLRSARANGIRAATLTSADNDRGQTLDAFRAGELDLLYIAPERASQSHFRELLSNARIGLFAIDEAHCVSEWGHDFRPDYRLLRPLLDAFPQVPRLALTATADHHTRADILAQLGIPEDGMIIAGFDRPNIRYTIQPRDNAMRQIKAVVEENPGPGIIYAPTRARVEQLAESLATATGRRVLPYHAGLPPEVRARNQAAFVASEDMVMVATVAFGMGIDKPDVRFVAHAGIPKSIEGYYQETGRAGRDGDPSVAVMFWGADDFARARQRLSEIEPHRLQSERQRLDSLAGLVETAACRRAVLLRHFGEQPAETCGNCDNCINPVGVIDVTDAARKLLSAVYRTGQSYGLGHLEKVLTGVADDRVLQRGHDQLSVFGIMTEDEKPLLKALARALQARGSLTPTEHGGLMLGGDARAILKGEASVAIVVPPKAERKRRSKGGDAVSNPVDDPLFEALRELRRELAKEAGVPPYVIFHDSTLREMAAARPSSLADMGGIGGVGARKLDAYGDAFLEVIRQH is encoded by the coding sequence GTGAACGAAGACGACTGGCCTTTCGAGACGACTTTCTACGGCGAACCTGACGCCGACATGATCGACCCCTATGCGCCGGATGTCGACTGGACGCCGGCTGCCCCGCCGACGCCGGATGCAGTGGCCAAGGCGCTGCACGATGTCTTCGGCTTCAACGGTTTTCGCGGCGTGCAGGACCAGGTGGTGGACCGGGTGCTGCATGGCCGCTCGACGCTGGCGATCATGCCGACCGGTGCGGGCAAGTCGCTGACCTACCAGCTGCCTGCGGTCATGCTGGAGGGGACCTGCGTGGTCGTCTCGCCGCTGATCGCCCTGATGCACGATCAGCTCCGCTCCGCGCGCGCCAACGGCATCCGCGCGGCGACGCTGACCAGCGCCGACAACGATCGCGGCCAGACGCTGGATGCGTTCCGTGCGGGGGAGCTGGACCTGCTCTACATCGCGCCGGAACGCGCCAGCCAGTCGCACTTTCGCGAATTGCTTTCGAACGCCCGGATCGGCCTGTTCGCCATCGACGAAGCGCACTGCGTTTCCGAATGGGGGCACGATTTCCGCCCAGATTACCGCCTGCTGCGCCCGTTGCTCGATGCCTTTCCGCAAGTCCCCAGGCTGGCGCTGACGGCAACGGCGGACCACCACACCCGCGCCGATATCCTTGCTCAGCTCGGCATTCCCGAAGACGGCATGATCATCGCCGGGTTCGACCGGCCCAACATCCGCTACACCATCCAGCCGCGCGACAATGCGATGCGCCAGATCAAGGCGGTGGTGGAGGAAAACCCCGGCCCCGGCATCATCTACGCCCCCACCCGCGCGCGGGTGGAGCAGCTCGCCGAAAGCTTGGCCACCGCGACCGGGCGGCGGGTGCTGCCCTATCACGCCGGCCTCCCGCCAGAGGTCCGCGCCCGCAACCAGGCGGCTTTCGTGGCGTCCGAAGACATGGTGATGGTGGCGACGGTCGCTTTCGGCATGGGGATCGACAAGCCCGATGTGCGCTTCGTCGCCCATGCCGGCATCCCCAAGTCGATCGAGGGGTACTATCAGGAAACCGGCCGCGCCGGGCGTGACGGCGATCCTTCGGTGGCGGTGATGTTCTGGGGCGCGGACGATTTCGCCCGTGCCCGCCAGCGCTTGTCGGAGATCGAACCGCACCGCCTGCAGAGCGAGCGCCAGCGCCTCGATTCGCTGGCAGGGCTCGTGGAAACCGCCGCCTGCCGCCGCGCGGTGCTGCTGCGCCACTTTGGCGAACAGCCCGCCGAGACCTGCGGCAACTGCGACAACTGCATCAACCCGGTGGGCGTGATCGACGTGACCGACGCCGCGCGCAAGCTGCTTTCAGCGGTCTATCGCACCGGGCAGTCCTACGGCCTGGGCCATCTGGAAAAGGTGCTGACCGGCGTTGCCGACGACCGCGTGCTGCAACGCGGGCACGATCAGCTTTCCGTCTTCGGCATTATGACCGAGGATGAAAAACCGTTGCTCAAAGCCTTGGCGCGCGCGCTTCAGGCGCGGGGGAGCCTGACGCCGACCGAGCATGGCGGCCTGATGCTGGGCGGCGATGCCCGCGCGATCCTCAAGGGTGAGGCTTCGGTGGCGATCGTCGTGCCTCCCAAGGCCGAGCGCAAGCGCCGTTCTAAGGGCGGCGACGCGGTATCGAACCCGGTCGACGATCCGCTGTTCGAGGCCCTGCGCGAACTGCGCCGCGAACTGGCGAAGGAGGCCGGGGTGCCGCCTTATGTGATATTCCACGATTCGACCTTGCGCGAAATGGCGGCGGCGCGGCCTTCGTCTCTGGCGGATATGGGCGGGATCGGCGGCGTCGGCGCGCGCAAGCTGGACGCCTATGGCGATGCGTTTCTGGAAGTGATCCGCCAGCACTGA
- a CDS encoding GNAT family N-acetyltransferase — MTDIPIWRIRPAGPDDADALGLVGAATFLESFAGLIDGSALVAHCRDQHAAQTYRAYLAKGAKAWLAEIDPGGAPVGYALSCAPELELAQPGDLELKRIYLLSRFQGSYMASALMQAVMAQAADAKRLLLGVKDDNSRALAFYRKHGFETIGTRRFDVGGKTYNDYVLARPLEEPPG; from the coding sequence GTGACCGACATTCCCATCTGGCGCATCCGCCCGGCCGGCCCGGACGATGCCGACGCGCTTGGCCTGGTGGGCGCGGCGACGTTCCTTGAAAGCTTCGCGGGGCTGATCGACGGCAGCGCACTGGTGGCGCATTGCCGCGACCAGCATGCGGCGCAGACCTACCGCGCTTATCTCGCCAAGGGCGCGAAGGCGTGGCTGGCCGAGATCGACCCGGGCGGCGCTCCGGTGGGCTATGCCTTGTCCTGCGCGCCCGAACTGGAACTGGCGCAGCCGGGCGACCTTGAACTGAAACGCATCTACCTGCTCTCGCGCTTCCAGGGTTCCTATATGGCGAGCGCGCTGATGCAGGCCGTGATGGCGCAAGCGGCGGATGCAAAGCGCCTGCTGCTGGGCGTCAAGGACGACAACAGCCGCGCGCTGGCCTTCTACCGCAAGCACGGCTTCGAGACGATCGGCACCCGCCGCTTCGACGTGGGCGGCAAGACTTACAACGACTACGTACTGGCACGGCCGCTGGAGGAACCACCCGGCTGA
- the acnA gene encoding aconitate hydratase AcnA, translating into MTQVGQDSLGTRSTMTVGGKAVAYYSLKKASEKIGDVSRLPFSMKVLLENLLRFEDGGFTVSTDDIKAIVDWQQNPVTGEEIQYRPARVLLQDFTGVPCVVDLAAMRDAIAKLGGDTSKINPLVPVNLVIDHSVMVDEFGHPKAAEQNVEIEYQRNMERYDFLKWGSKSLDNFYAVPPGTGICHQVNLENIAKTVWSSTDQNGDLVAYPDTCVGTDSHTTMVNGLGVLGWGVGGIEAEAAMLGQPVSMLIPEVVGFKLIGELQEGVTATDLVLTCTSMLRKHGVVGRFVEYFGPGLASLSLADRATLANMAPEYGATCGFFGIDDKTLDYLRLTGREEEQIALVEAYAREQGFWIDPAAADPIFTSTLELDMATVVPSLAGPKRPQDWVALPEVDDVFNADMATTYKKTPQRVPVEGKDFDIGDGDVMIAAITSCTNTSNPSVLVAAGLVAKKADELGLKPKPWVKTSLAPGSQVVTDYLEKAGLQLHLDNIGFNLVGYGCTTCIGNSGPLAEPISKAINENGLVASAVISGNRNFEGRVSPDVRANFLASPPLVVAYALKGTVVEDFTTTPIGKSKDGADVYLRDIWPTNLEVNETMNACVDRAMFQARYADVYKGDAHWQAINVVGSDTYSWRAGSTYVANPPYFEGMEMTPAPVSDIIEAKPLLVLGDSITTDHISPAGSIKADSPAGKWLMEHQVAKADFNSYGSRRGHHDVMMRGTFANIRIRNEMVPGVEGGMSRFEGEVLPVFDVAEKYKAQGTPMVVVAGKEYGTGSSRDWAAKGTNLLGVRVVIVESFERIHRSNLVGMGVLPLQFKNGDSRTSLALDGDCSFTITGVASLKPQQDVEVEVTKADGSKLTFTALCRIDTANEVEYFMNGGILQYVLRKLAA; encoded by the coding sequence ATGACCCAAGTCGGACAGGACTCGCTCGGGACCCGCAGCACCATGACCGTCGGCGGCAAGGCCGTCGCATACTACTCGCTCAAGAAAGCATCCGAGAAAATCGGCGACGTCAGCCGCCTGCCTTTCTCGATGAAAGTGCTGCTTGAGAACCTCCTGCGCTTCGAAGACGGCGGATTCACCGTCTCCACCGATGATATCAAGGCCATCGTCGACTGGCAGCAGAACCCCGTCACTGGCGAGGAAATCCAGTACCGCCCCGCGCGCGTACTGCTTCAGGATTTCACCGGCGTCCCTTGCGTGGTCGATCTGGCCGCCATGCGCGATGCCATCGCCAAGCTCGGCGGCGATACCTCCAAGATCAACCCGTTGGTTCCCGTGAACCTGGTCATCGACCACTCGGTCATGGTCGACGAGTTCGGCCACCCCAAAGCCGCCGAGCAGAACGTAGAGATCGAATACCAGCGCAACATGGAGCGCTACGACTTCCTCAAGTGGGGCTCCAAGTCGCTCGACAATTTCTATGCCGTTCCCCCGGGCACCGGCATCTGCCACCAGGTCAACCTGGAGAATATCGCCAAGACCGTGTGGTCCTCGACCGACCAGAACGGCGATCTCGTCGCTTATCCCGATACCTGCGTCGGCACTGACAGCCACACCACCATGGTCAACGGCCTGGGCGTGCTGGGCTGGGGCGTGGGCGGCATCGAAGCAGAAGCCGCGATGCTGGGCCAGCCGGTCTCGATGCTGATCCCCGAAGTGGTCGGCTTCAAGCTGATCGGCGAACTTCAGGAAGGCGTCACCGCCACCGATCTCGTGCTCACCTGCACGTCGATGCTGCGCAAACACGGCGTCGTCGGCCGCTTCGTCGAATATTTCGGCCCCGGCCTCGCCTCGCTGAGCCTTGCCGACCGCGCGACGCTGGCCAACATGGCCCCCGAATACGGCGCCACCTGCGGCTTCTTCGGCATCGACGACAAGACGCTGGATTACCTGCGCCTCACCGGCCGCGAGGAAGAGCAAATCGCCCTCGTCGAAGCCTATGCGCGCGAGCAGGGCTTCTGGATCGACCCGGCCGCCGCCGACCCGATCTTCACCAGCACGCTCGAACTGGACATGGCCACGGTCGTGCCCTCGCTCGCCGGGCCGAAGCGCCCGCAGGACTGGGTTGCGCTCCCCGAAGTCGACGACGTGTTCAACGCCGACATGGCAACCACGTACAAGAAGACCCCGCAGCGCGTACCGGTGGAAGGCAAGGACTTCGACATCGGTGACGGCGACGTCATGATCGCGGCGATCACCAGCTGCACCAACACCTCGAACCCGAGCGTGCTGGTCGCCGCCGGCCTCGTCGCCAAGAAGGCCGACGAACTCGGCCTGAAGCCCAAGCCCTGGGTCAAGACCAGCCTCGCCCCTGGATCGCAGGTCGTTACCGACTACCTGGAAAAGGCCGGCCTGCAGTTGCACCTCGACAACATCGGCTTCAACCTTGTCGGTTACGGCTGCACCACCTGCATCGGCAACTCCGGCCCGCTGGCCGAGCCGATCAGCAAGGCGATCAACGAGAACGGCCTGGTCGCCAGCGCCGTGATCTCGGGCAATCGCAACTTTGAGGGCCGCGTATCGCCGGACGTGCGCGCCAACTTCCTGGCCTCGCCGCCGCTGGTCGTCGCCTACGCCCTGAAGGGCACCGTGGTGGAAGATTTCACCACCACCCCGATCGGCAAGAGCAAGGACGGCGCCGATGTCTATCTCAGGGACATCTGGCCGACCAATCTTGAAGTGAATGAGACCATGAACGCCTGCGTCGACCGCGCGATGTTCCAGGCCCGCTACGCCGACGTCTACAAGGGCGACGCGCATTGGCAGGCAATCAACGTCGTCGGCTCGGACACCTATTCGTGGCGTGCCGGTTCGACTTATGTGGCCAACCCGCCTTACTTCGAGGGCATGGAAATGACCCCGGCGCCGGTTTCGGACATCATCGAGGCAAAGCCGCTGCTGGTGCTGGGCGATTCGATCACCACCGACCACATCTCGCCGGCCGGCTCGATCAAGGCCGACAGCCCGGCGGGCAAGTGGCTGATGGAGCACCAGGTCGCCAAGGCGGACTTCAACTCCTACGGTTCGCGCCGCGGCCACCATGACGTCATGATGCGCGGCACTTTCGCCAACATCCGCATCCGCAACGAAATGGTCCCCGGCGTCGAAGGCGGCATGAGCCGCTTCGAGGGCGAAGTGCTCCCGGTCTTCGACGTGGCCGAGAAGTACAAGGCCCAAGGCACCCCGATGGTGGTCGTGGCCGGCAAGGAATACGGCACCGGCTCCTCGCGTGACTGGGCCGCCAAGGGCACCAACCTGCTGGGCGTGCGCGTGGTCATCGTCGAGAGCTTCGAGCGCATCCACCGCTCGAACCTGGTCGGCATGGGCGTCCTGCCGCTGCAGTTCAAGAACGGCGACAGCCGCACCTCGCTGGCGCTGGACGGCGATTGCAGCTTCACCATCACGGGCGTGGCCAGCCTGAAGCCGCAGCAGGATGTCGAGGTCGAAGTGACCAAGGCCGACGGCTCCAAGCTCACCTTCACCGCGCTGTGCCGCATCGATACCGCCAACGAAGTCGAGTACTTCATGAACGGCGGCATCCTCCAGTACGTGCTGCGCAAACTGGCCGCCTGA
- a CDS encoding DMT family transporter: MHMPSRPPQVLLPVLAVIAGIAAFSVMDAAMKAASLAVGVLTALLLRNVFATLMTLPLWLAAGRPVPSRKVARLHFQRSAVTSVMAALFFHGLVRIPMAEGMAISFFAPIIALYFAALLLGEKIHPRAILAALLGLVGMVVIGADRFGAGEYGPQAIEGTIAIVFSAIFYALNLVLQRKQALLAGPIEIAQFQNFNLALIFLTFAPFYWTMPDTATLYWTLAGGALATTALLFLSWGYARAEAQVLVPVEYTGFLWAALMGWLIFGETLGPGVIAGTTLIVLGCWIGTRRAQNHT; the protein is encoded by the coding sequence ATGCACATGCCTTCCCGCCCCCCTCAAGTGCTACTGCCGGTGCTGGCCGTCATCGCCGGAATCGCCGCCTTCAGCGTGATGGACGCGGCGATGAAGGCCGCCTCGCTGGCCGTGGGCGTGCTTACGGCGCTGCTGCTGCGCAATGTCTTCGCGACTTTGATGACACTGCCGCTGTGGCTCGCAGCCGGCCGCCCGGTGCCCAGTCGCAAAGTTGCCAGGCTGCATTTCCAGCGCTCGGCGGTGACGTCGGTGATGGCGGCGCTGTTCTTCCACGGACTGGTGCGCATTCCCATGGCAGAGGGCATGGCAATCTCGTTCTTCGCGCCGATCATCGCGCTCTATTTCGCGGCGCTGCTGCTGGGCGAGAAGATCCACCCGCGCGCAATCCTGGCCGCGCTGCTGGGGCTTGTCGGCATGGTGGTCATCGGTGCCGACCGTTTCGGCGCAGGTGAATATGGTCCTCAGGCGATCGAGGGCACGATCGCCATCGTTTTCTCGGCCATATTCTATGCGCTCAACCTTGTGTTGCAGCGCAAGCAGGCGCTGCTCGCGGGCCCGATCGAGATCGCCCAGTTCCAGAACTTTAACCTCGCGCTGATTTTCCTCACCTTCGCGCCGTTCTACTGGACTATGCCCGATACGGCCACTTTGTACTGGACCCTCGCCGGGGGGGCGCTGGCCACCACCGCGCTGCTGTTCCTGTCCTGGGGGTACGCCCGCGCCGAGGCGCAAGTGCTGGTGCCAGTGGAATATACCGGCTTCCTCTGGGCCGCGCTGATGGGCTGGCTGATCTTCGGCGAGACGCTTGGCCCCGGCGTTATCGCGGGAACCACCTTGATCGTTCTGGGTTGCTGGATTGGCACAAGGCGTGCGCAAAACCACACTTAA